In a genomic window of Streptomyces sp. BHT-5-2:
- a CDS encoding helix-turn-helix transcriptional regulator, whose translation MTDLSAHPSLAERIDTLFRSGRPDGKPWTNDEVAAQIKTHHPEVKVSGAYLSALRTGKRSRPSIELLTALAEFFGVPVSRLTDTQAPPALEHQIAALPQLNQAGVRSIMLRAIGVNDDGLRAVAAVLDHVRQLQGLPPVSSDQEAE comes from the coding sequence GTGACAGATCTGAGCGCGCACCCCAGCTTGGCCGAACGGATCGACACCCTGTTCAGATCCGGCCGCCCCGACGGCAAGCCCTGGACCAACGACGAGGTGGCCGCCCAGATCAAGACCCACCATCCCGAGGTCAAGGTGAGCGGCGCGTACCTGTCCGCGCTGCGTACCGGCAAACGCAGCCGACCCTCGATCGAACTCCTCACCGCACTCGCCGAGTTCTTCGGGGTCCCGGTCTCCCGGCTCACCGACACCCAGGCGCCACCCGCCCTCGAGCACCAGATCGCCGCCCTTCCACAGCTCAACCAGGCCGGCGTGCGCTCCATCATGCTGCGCGCGATAGGGGTCAACGACGACGGCCTGAGGGCCGTCGCCGCGGTCCTGGACCACGTACGGCAGTTGCAGGGGCTCCCGCCCGTCTCCAGCGATCAGGAAGCCGAATGA
- a CDS encoding ImmA/IrrE family metallo-endopeptidase — MKLSTGLRARRSGRERLRQVHDRCSRRLRDLGLDQARDVDEILAAAQELSGRVIELVPFELHSTTVHGMLVSTDAVDYVVFQPGTPRLHREHVILHELSHVICDHKGHTTDAGHGLTRTLGRTSYEDRQEAEAEMMASLLGERTSRSGRLPGPTTDRLLERVLQSLAPDNRKPGDR; from the coding sequence ATGAAGCTCAGCACCGGGCTGCGCGCCAGACGGTCCGGTCGCGAACGCCTGCGCCAGGTGCACGACCGGTGTTCGCGGCGGCTTCGCGACCTCGGCTTGGACCAGGCCCGCGACGTCGATGAAATCCTGGCGGCCGCCCAGGAGTTAAGCGGCCGCGTGATCGAACTGGTGCCGTTCGAACTCCACAGCACCACGGTGCACGGAATGCTGGTCTCCACCGACGCGGTCGACTACGTCGTCTTCCAGCCCGGCACCCCCCGACTCCACCGCGAGCATGTGATACTGCACGAGCTGAGCCACGTCATCTGCGACCACAAAGGCCACACCACAGACGCCGGCCACGGGCTGACAAGGACGCTGGGACGGACCAGCTACGAAGACCGCCAAGAAGCCGAGGCCGAGATGATGGCCTCCCTGCTCGGCGAGCGCACCAGCCGCAGCGGCCGGCTCCCCGGCCCCACCACGGACCGGCTGCTCGAACGGGTGCTGCAATCGCTCGCACCCGACAACCGCAAGCCGGGCGACCGGTAA
- a CDS encoding sterol desaturase family protein, protein MSIVIQVVWLALIATIEIVATQWDRLVRGHARKVRNLAFTVINHLVIPAATVTVTHLCQPRIGTHWIAGLPALPGIVLTVVALDFAGYWFHRFSHRNLFLWRFHQIHHLDEDFDATTGARVHTAEEVMHQIVLVVIAVMLGVPSSYFTVFATLSFIMAIFHHCNVAIAWKVERVLRTIVFTPALHVPHHNDDIVNTDSNFGFIFPWWDRMFGTYNTAQRTPQWRIGLDYSHDLSLHRLIVQPFVPKQLKESAIAPVPYATYETAGQAAARPEGKAA, encoded by the coding sequence ATGTCCATCGTGATCCAGGTCGTCTGGCTCGCCCTGATCGCAACGATCGAGATCGTCGCCACCCAGTGGGACCGGCTGGTGCGCGGCCATGCCCGGAAGGTGCGCAACCTCGCTTTCACCGTCATCAACCACCTGGTCATCCCGGCGGCCACGGTCACCGTCACCCACCTGTGCCAGCCGCGGATCGGCACCCACTGGATCGCCGGGCTGCCGGCGCTGCCCGGCATCGTGCTGACCGTGGTGGCACTCGACTTCGCCGGATACTGGTTCCACCGGTTCAGTCACCGCAACCTTTTCCTGTGGCGGTTCCATCAGATTCACCACTTGGACGAGGACTTCGACGCCACCACGGGCGCCCGGGTGCACACCGCCGAAGAAGTCATGCATCAGATCGTGCTGGTCGTCATCGCCGTGATGCTGGGCGTGCCGTCGTCCTACTTCACCGTCTTCGCCACGCTCTCGTTCATCATGGCCATCTTCCACCACTGCAATGTCGCCATTGCGTGGAAGGTGGAGCGTGTGCTGCGCACCATCGTCTTCACCCCGGCCCTCCATGTGCCGCACCACAACGACGACATCGTCAACACCGACAGCAACTTCGGCTTCATCTTCCCGTGGTGGGACCGGATGTTCGGCACCTACAACACGGCTCAGCGGACGCCGCAGTGGCGCATCGGCCTGGACTACTCGCACGATCTTTCGCTCCACCGCCTGATCGTCCAGCCCTTCGTCCCCAAGCAGCTCAAGGAGTCCGCCATCGCGCCGGTCCCGTACGCCACGTACGAGACGGCCGGCCAGGCGGCCGCCCGACCGGAGGGGAAGGCGGCATGA
- a CDS encoding MAB_1171c family putative transporter → MSTPCARHDLHFVDLLYTFVAALCWLCAIDRTRRILAGHTSPASVTLLCSFVFKGTAFTLNIPTVYVAFDHAVKLPDLARLVIDTSNGVAWTASILILLDLWCAEPGEQRAHIRRWTLIALGAATVMTALWLLTPSPQEDPVPTYTVFNGHLSHAIYMLYFLLTLGFGLIQVAARSLRYARLAGPPWIRRGLQLTACGALVHLSVCILRALSIFGASLGNVTTTWQTLSPDMLSLGTTMMLLGLTIPIWGPTLTQHLNQLHAYHHYHQLGRLWNDLYNHNPSIALSPPGQAVGTAEHKLYRRLVEIQDGLVTLQLNLQPDNPTQSAHTLLKTLHTPPTTPPTPPTPPTNPPPDTDHATERTALLHLSRNYTKLARRQQLLNHLPQHNTTTQPHPDP, encoded by the coding sequence GTGTCCACCCCCTGCGCACGCCATGACCTGCACTTCGTCGACCTCCTCTACACCTTTGTCGCCGCACTGTGCTGGCTGTGCGCCATCGACCGCACCCGCCGGATCCTGGCCGGCCACACCTCCCCGGCCTCAGTCACCCTGCTGTGCTCCTTCGTCTTCAAAGGCACGGCCTTCACCCTCAACATCCCCACCGTCTACGTCGCCTTCGACCACGCAGTCAAACTCCCCGACCTCGCACGACTGGTCATCGACACAAGCAACGGGGTGGCATGGACCGCCTCCATACTCATCCTGCTCGACCTCTGGTGCGCCGAACCCGGCGAGCAACGCGCCCACATCCGCAGGTGGACCCTGATCGCACTGGGCGCAGCCACCGTGATGACAGCACTGTGGCTACTGACCCCCAGCCCGCAAGAAGACCCCGTACCCACCTACACCGTCTTCAACGGACACCTCAGCCACGCCATCTACATGCTCTACTTCCTCCTCACACTCGGCTTCGGCCTCATTCAGGTAGCCGCACGCAGCCTGCGCTACGCACGACTGGCCGGCCCACCCTGGATCCGCCGCGGGCTCCAACTCACCGCCTGCGGCGCACTGGTACACCTGTCCGTGTGCATACTGCGCGCCCTGTCCATCTTCGGCGCCTCACTCGGAAACGTGACCACGACATGGCAGACCCTCAGCCCAGACATGCTCAGCCTGGGCACCACCATGATGCTCCTCGGCCTGACCATCCCGATCTGGGGCCCCACCCTCACCCAACACCTCAACCAACTACACGCCTACCACCACTACCACCAACTCGGCCGCCTATGGAACGACCTCTACAACCACAACCCCTCCATCGCCCTCTCCCCACCCGGCCAAGCAGTCGGCACCGCAGAACACAAGCTCTACCGACGCCTCGTCGAAATCCAAGACGGCCTCGTCACACTCCAACTAAACCTACAACCAGACAACCCCACACAATCCGCCCACACCCTACTCAAAACCCTCCACACACCCCCCACCACACCCCCCACACCCCCCACACCCCCAACCAACCCACCCCCCGACACCGACCACGCCACCGAACGCACCGCACTACTCCACCTCTCCCGAAACTACACAAAACTCGCCCGCCGACAACAACTCCTCAACCACCTCCCCCAACACAACACCACAACACAACCACACCCAGACCCCTGA
- a CDS encoding cytochrome P450: MGRTNEPPEPPRLPEGSFAAWSRDRLALARRGADECGDVWQLEPGVYVAATAEPCEAVLRRAQDFRQASSPLFPPLKRSSGAPTSEQRAHAHTARMRGLRPQAVAARIGEIAPGAARFADQWPTDQDVEVLPLVRNALAEIGVHYVFSEDAPALLPFASQLFLAREVLERPSRWVWPRWVPTPARRFRTRQQVAFTNALRPIVRRRRSSGQLGDDMLGQMLQPSSRYGLLTEEAILDTLPGITVATFETPSRAAGWILLHLAWYPQAADRVAAEAALLPADPAATTSTHFDSLQYTQALVREVLRLHPPSWLLVRRATRQTQLADYSIDAGSTVLVCPYTAHRDARQHSEPDQFRPERWLVDSGSPTKPGVFLSFGTGPHGCEGAALAMAMLTLLTAQTARCHHLSEPPGPQPSYQVTTFGGLATVGLRLRATLRS; this comes from the coding sequence ATGGGCCGGACCAATGAGCCGCCGGAGCCGCCGCGGTTGCCCGAAGGCAGCTTCGCGGCCTGGAGCCGCGACCGACTGGCACTGGCGCGCCGTGGCGCTGACGAGTGCGGGGACGTCTGGCAGCTGGAGCCCGGTGTCTACGTAGCTGCTACGGCCGAGCCGTGTGAAGCAGTGCTGCGCCGCGCACAGGACTTCCGCCAGGCATCCTCGCCCCTCTTCCCGCCGTTGAAGCGGTCGAGCGGAGCACCGACGTCCGAGCAGCGTGCGCACGCGCACACCGCCCGTATGCGCGGTCTGCGCCCGCAGGCGGTTGCAGCCCGGATCGGTGAGATTGCGCCCGGGGCCGCTCGATTTGCCGACCAGTGGCCCACAGACCAAGACGTCGAGGTGCTGCCCCTGGTCCGAAACGCCCTGGCAGAGATCGGCGTGCACTACGTCTTCTCCGAAGACGCTCCCGCCCTGCTGCCCTTTGCCTCACAGCTCTTCCTGGCCCGGGAGGTGCTCGAACGCCCCTCGCGCTGGGTATGGCCACGCTGGGTCCCCACACCGGCACGGCGGTTTCGCACACGGCAGCAAGTCGCCTTCACCAACGCGTTGCGGCCCATCGTCCGCCGGCGCCGTTCATCGGGCCAGCTCGGTGACGACATGCTGGGACAGATGCTCCAGCCCTCCTCCCGCTACGGCCTACTGACGGAAGAAGCCATCCTCGACACTCTCCCTGGAATCACCGTCGCCACCTTCGAGACGCCTTCCCGGGCAGCCGGTTGGATCCTGCTCCACCTGGCCTGGTACCCCCAGGCAGCGGACCGCGTGGCGGCTGAAGCCGCCTTGCTGCCCGCGGACCCGGCCGCAACGACCAGCACCCATTTCGACAGTCTGCAATACACCCAGGCACTGGTACGCGAGGTGCTCCGACTGCACCCCCCGAGCTGGCTACTGGTCCGGCGCGCCACGCGACAGACCCAGCTCGCCGACTACTCCATCGACGCCGGATCCACCGTTCTCGTCTGCCCCTACACCGCCCACCGCGACGCCCGGCAACACTCCGAGCCGGACCAGTTCCGGCCCGAACGCTGGCTCGTTGATTCGGGCTCGCCGACGAAACCCGGGGTCTTCCTTTCCTTCGGTACCGGGCCGCATGGCTGCGAAGGTGCCGCTCTGGCCATGGCGATGCTGACGCTCCTGACCGCACAGACCGCCCGCTGCCACCACTTGAGCGAACCACCCGGACCGCAACCCAGCTACCAGGTCACCACCTTCGGAGGTCTCGCAACCGTGGGCCTGCGCCTACGCGCCACCCTGCGCAGTTAG
- a CDS encoding PrpF domain-containing protein, with protein sequence MMLCVPAMLMRGGTSKGLYLTRDAVDATNVPLELLLPALLGSPDPRQIDGIGGAQTTTSKVAIIEPSAAPGTDVDYLFAQVDIATDTVDWTPTCGNLLTGVGPFAIERGMVPVTGDVTEVRVHLVNTGADVILTVQTPGGVVRYDGQTAVDGVPGGAAPVGVTFTGFTGGTTGSLFPTGSPRDVIDGLEVSCVDAGVAAVLMRAADLGVAGLESPAELDSDQALLERIEFLRCQAGKLMGMGDVAGRVVPKVMLLSPSEHATIRSRYFVPTSCHPAHAVSGAVCLGSALALPGTVARDIVPHPPQSGDYTLEHPSGVIRIGIASDGGRPARASVVRTARKIFDGVAFAELTPARLAAAS encoded by the coding sequence ATGATGCTCTGCGTTCCGGCCATGCTGATGCGCGGCGGTACCTCCAAGGGGCTCTATCTGACCCGGGACGCCGTCGACGCCACCAATGTCCCGCTGGAGCTCTTACTTCCGGCGCTGCTCGGCTCGCCCGACCCCCGGCAGATCGACGGAATCGGCGGGGCGCAGACGACCACCAGCAAGGTGGCCATCATCGAGCCGTCCGCCGCGCCCGGCACCGACGTGGACTACCTGTTCGCCCAGGTGGACATCGCCACCGACACCGTCGACTGGACACCCACCTGCGGTAACCTGCTGACCGGCGTTGGGCCGTTCGCCATCGAGCGTGGGATGGTCCCGGTCACCGGCGACGTCACCGAGGTGCGGGTCCACCTGGTCAACACCGGGGCGGATGTCATCCTCACTGTCCAGACGCCCGGCGGTGTCGTGCGCTACGACGGTCAGACGGCGGTTGATGGGGTGCCTGGCGGTGCGGCGCCGGTCGGTGTGACGTTCACCGGGTTCACCGGGGGCACCACCGGGTCGCTCTTCCCCACAGGCAGCCCCAGGGACGTCATCGACGGCCTCGAGGTCTCCTGCGTGGATGCCGGGGTGGCCGCCGTCTTGATGCGTGCCGCCGACCTCGGTGTCGCGGGTCTGGAGAGCCCGGCGGAACTCGACTCGGACCAGGCGCTGTTGGAACGGATCGAGTTCCTGCGCTGTCAGGCCGGAAAGCTGATGGGGATGGGGGACGTCGCCGGTCGGGTGGTGCCCAAGGTGATGCTGCTCTCGCCGTCCGAACACGCCACCATCCGTTCCCGCTACTTCGTGCCGACCAGCTGCCACCCGGCGCACGCCGTCTCCGGGGCCGTCTGCCTCGGCTCGGCGCTCGCCCTGCCCGGCACGGTGGCGCGCGACATCGTGCCGCACCCCCCGCAGTCCGGCGACTACACGCTGGAGCACCCCAGCGGAGTGATCCGGATCGGCATCGCGAGCGACGGCGGCAGGCCGGCCAGGGCCAGTGTGGTGCGCACCGCGCGCAAGATCTTCGACGGGGTCGCATTCGCCGAGTTGACACCGGCCCGGCTCGCGGCGGCGTCATGA
- a CDS encoding amidohydrolase, with product MTARVFDAHFHIIDQRFPLVENNGYLPPEFTVTHFRERAAALQVSGGAVVSGSFQAFDQSYLIDALRQLGPGFVGVTQLPATVSDEEIAHLDAEGVRAVRFNVRRGGSETLDQLDTLARRVHEVAGWHTELYIDAADLPDLHATLSALPSVSIDHLGLTSEGLPHLLRLVETGTKVKATGFGRVDLDIDQTVRAIVKADPTALMFGSDLPSTRARRPFEDADLHRLADLVGAEHVEAVLHDNAAAHYRIGRS from the coding sequence ATGACTGCACGTGTCTTCGACGCCCACTTCCACATCATCGACCAGCGCTTCCCGCTGGTGGAGAACAACGGCTACCTGCCGCCGGAGTTCACCGTCACCCACTTCCGTGAGCGGGCCGCCGCCCTCCAAGTGTCCGGTGGAGCAGTGGTCTCCGGATCCTTCCAGGCGTTCGACCAGAGCTACCTGATCGACGCACTGCGGCAGTTGGGGCCGGGCTTCGTCGGCGTGACGCAACTGCCCGCCACGGTTTCCGACGAGGAGATCGCCCACCTGGACGCCGAAGGCGTACGCGCCGTGCGGTTCAACGTCCGCCGTGGCGGCTCCGAGACCCTCGACCAACTGGACACCCTCGCCCGCAGGGTGCACGAGGTGGCCGGCTGGCACACCGAGCTGTACATCGACGCCGCCGACCTGCCCGACCTGCATGCGACGCTGAGCGCACTGCCCTCGGTGAGCATCGACCACCTCGGCCTGACCAGCGAAGGGCTGCCGCACCTGCTGCGCCTGGTGGAGACCGGTACGAAGGTGAAGGCCACCGGGTTCGGCCGGGTGGACCTCGACATCGACCAGACGGTCCGGGCCATCGTCAAGGCCGACCCCACCGCCCTGATGTTCGGCTCCGACCTCCCCTCGACCAGGGCCCGCCGCCCCTTCGAAGACGCCGACCTGCACCGCCTGGCCGACCTGGTGGGCGCCGAGCACGTCGAGGCCGTGCTCCACGACAACGCCGCCGCGCACTACCGGATCGGGAGGAGCTGA
- a CDS encoding AbrB family transcriptional regulator — protein MVLTTVFGFALQRIGLMGGWLIGAMLAAAVLAFGTGGQLVPHRRLVRLAQGVIGVLTALPLTQLHGDDVAGYLGLAAVSILITLGISIGCGLWLTRASGGEVTPNTGILAMIAGGASTVSTIADQLGADQRYVSLSQYLRLLVVTATLPVVIPLLGATGGGGHLGGPTGGAPWTVSGVLALAGVVACAGWAGERLKVPAPYLLAPLLAALTLGLAAPGGVVPEVPEAIKEAAYILVGWQAGGSFSRAAMALFVRLLPRTLLFIAVTIGGCFAVAMGASACCGVPLTDAYLATSPGGIYGVLALSHDIGSGPVVATLQVLRMVVMLLAAVALPEVIRQAQVRRRAHTAPAECRTLSQSGPDQPL, from the coding sequence GTGGTGCTGACGACCGTGTTCGGGTTCGCACTGCAACGCATCGGGCTGATGGGCGGCTGGCTGATCGGGGCCATGCTGGCGGCGGCGGTGCTCGCCTTCGGCACCGGCGGCCAACTCGTGCCACACAGGCGACTGGTCCGCCTGGCCCAGGGGGTGATCGGGGTGCTGACCGCGCTGCCGCTCACTCAACTGCACGGCGACGACGTCGCCGGGTACCTCGGTCTGGCGGCCGTGTCGATCCTGATCACCCTCGGCATCAGCATCGGCTGCGGCCTGTGGCTGACGCGCGCCTCGGGCGGCGAGGTGACACCGAACACCGGGATCCTGGCGATGATCGCCGGAGGCGCGAGCACGGTCTCCACCATCGCCGACCAACTCGGCGCAGACCAGCGTTATGTCTCGCTCTCCCAGTACCTGCGGCTCCTGGTGGTGACGGCAACCCTCCCGGTGGTCATCCCGCTGCTCGGCGCCACCGGGGGCGGCGGCCACCTGGGCGGGCCGACGGGCGGCGCACCCTGGACGGTGAGCGGAGTACTCGCGCTCGCCGGGGTGGTCGCCTGCGCCGGATGGGCCGGCGAGCGGCTGAAGGTGCCCGCGCCCTACCTGCTTGCCCCGCTCCTGGCCGCGCTCACGCTCGGCCTGGCGGCCCCCGGCGGGGTGGTGCCCGAGGTGCCGGAGGCCATCAAGGAGGCGGCGTACATCCTGGTGGGGTGGCAGGCGGGCGGATCCTTCTCGCGGGCGGCGATGGCGCTGTTCGTACGGCTGCTGCCGCGCACCTTGTTGTTCATCGCGGTGACCATCGGCGGCTGCTTCGCGGTGGCCATGGGCGCCTCCGCTTGTTGCGGCGTCCCGCTCACCGACGCCTATCTGGCCACCTCCCCGGGCGGCATCTACGGGGTGCTCGCCCTCTCGCACGACATCGGCTCGGGGCCGGTGGTGGCCACCTTGCAGGTACTGCGCATGGTGGTGATGCTGCTGGCCGCCGTCGCGCTGCCCGAGGTGATCCGCCAGGCCCAAGTACGCCGCCGGGCGCACACCGCCCCGGCGGAATGCCGGACCCTGTCCCAGTCGGGTCCTGATCAACCCCTTTGA